Proteins from a single region of Parambassis ranga chromosome 18, fParRan2.1, whole genome shotgun sequence:
- the LOC114451063 gene encoding trichohyalin isoform X2, giving the protein METADENCSLVTVVNGDESLQAAMDSQHLSVSHSSPPTLTELRLVLLGRKGTGKSSAGNTILGGTGGFESGKPTEECVKRRADVVGRRVTVVDTPGWEWYYPLNGNPNWVRRETLRSVTLCPPGPHAVLLVVRSCTSVTDDYIREIEEHVEPLGKQVWEHTMVLFTRGDELGLGSMEQRILTSGPGLQRLLQKCGNRYHVVNNRNKGDLTQVKELIRKLEYMVDRKAHGNHHLELDNTVLQGLEADGKRRARERRKKQQQMEAQIQRGTIKAAVMSDGPQGSELDAHHSFSKAPRRLHEVRLVLLGERETGKSSAGNTILGKMGFFEAGAVTEECICQQAEVAMRLVTVVDTPGWEAGVAGATPERVKREIVCSVALCPPGPHALLLTLRVDTLVIAGHVREHLELLGEGVWRHTILLFTHGDQLREGVDIKQHIQGGGRDLQWLLEKCRGRYHVISSLDGGGRAQGCFTKVTELLEKVEKMATMNRCEAFFSLVQEVRDLSQQRNEKFNQRMKEMGDKLLRQEAELKNMREREVKRIRWFFNRDKKVKSPGKADIQREEEDDDRRVDERKNDMGELEERMRWLTEDREKEIQDLSLENERICVALNKRRQDMEEAMLKLERREREIEDLKERADEQQLKLVDVECTLAEMAHERKQIHDAVKVKKQELEKLEEAVELLRKEKSEWIEQFDTLKLEMEENKILHDELLERKEEEKDRQIAEIKQRLNREMEKQQEELRQKASEEQQRILDIAKKDTESKIEEIKSKHQKEIEKKMQEKETEIKEIKLQHQEEVDRKVSEMEKLKKEMDNKLKEKAHDLEKIKQQHDEEKRDLQRENQRQMTELKDQQMKQIAELEQKHHVQMQDSKKDKELMNLNYKKDMEQQMQEREKELDALKLKHQEELKQQLAKETEKQLQDRQRLIRECEQKYTAKIEEIKLEHVKEKDMLNQNLKNLGKLTEELRQQLKSEREESEKKKEIHDKELEEMKQNIEVMEEKLQQNKENERRYEKDIQEKERENKAIKEHLRELQHTEKERERTVKQTVEEKDRVIEKLRQHIKDVDEILQRKEEERGEIILNQKREAEQRLHDKEREMEEMKLQLLNEMDGKLKDKEAEIKSVKQQVDMRETRWRDEQNRKDEQGAMEMNKLIEAINKKTDEVTQVQSLIAQRDCELKEAKRLCEIHLEDIQTLRESNEKITFSLVEIEQSYMKKLREKEEELDSRSQKDSDNEKEIVQLKLTIEQTKTELKELTCKMETEMTSMIQEYEKEIEIKNEDVASVAKVKDGIISRLEQQSSVIKEKYEQSQKKIDEMQEQNETIKKETGNLKIKYEELKKESEEEVRRYEEKVRSIEVKIQTIHEEKEMEVRALQEANGKLQAEIERTKERESENQKQMKELREHFERECQRRDEEIKEKLEKEESDREQILRTTEVELAKKGCVLDSKQEELVEKEEKLEGKERELQTIQASLEKRKEEQEKHEKDVKLREQNVQKKEQDLESLLEALEGKQKELSSHGQDLQKTVKGLKNQGKELKDREYYLKNEEQELLNWKSELQIRNEHVNYTTQELEEMGRGLALLKEELHNKEKNLKESLQKLNKWEQNLTEREEKLSRGERRDLQNGQCSADDNVDEEDAFHQMTSAEGFKENLPLMNQEVSERRERGKVTNREERSKLEEDLRMETAPSAAESNNCHPETLKEKEGSGRETRNKLLSQGHIRSKDSHLRVVVLGETWSSRSPAGVTILGGEASKFDGSSFRPWRGQIAGRHLAVVEPLGLRWRDGLDASNTSQQKSILDSMPWCHPGPHVILLLIPAFLTCTQKYRRAVEEHMRLLGEESWRRTLVVFTWGEILGESAEQHILRNGELMGLVERCEGRYHVLTSEKSNSRIEGLFEKIEVMVTLNDSGEL; this is encoded by the exons ATGGAGACAGCAGATGAGAACTGCAGTCTCGTCACGGTCGTAAATGGTG ATGAGAGTCTGCAGGCCGCCATGGACTCACAGCACCTTTCTGTCTCCCACAGCAGCCCACCCACTCTCACAGAACTCAGACTGGTCCTCCTGGGCAGAAAAGGAACCGGAAAGAGCTCAGCAGGCAACACAATACTGGGCGGAACAGGAGGCTTTGAGAGCGGGAAGCccacagaggagtgtgtgaaaAGGCGAGCTGATGTAGTAGGTAGGAGAGTCACTGTGGTGGACACACCTGGGTGGGAGTGGTATTACCCACTTAACGGTAACCCCAACTGGGTGAGGAGAGAGACTTTAAGAAGTGTGACACTTTGTCCTCCTGGACCTCATgcggtgctgctggtggtgcgTTCCTGTACTTCTGTCACAGATGACTACATCAGGGAGATAGAGGAGCATGTGGAGCCGCTGGGAAAACAAGTTTGGGAACACACCATGGTGCTGTTCACCAGGGGAGACGAACTGGGCCTGGGGTCCATGGAACAACGGATTCTGACGAGCGGCCCTGGGCTGCAGAGACTCCTCCAGAAGTGTGGCAACAGATACCATGTTGTGAATAACCGCAACAAAGGAGACCTGACACAAGTCAAAGAACTGATCAGGAAGCTGGAGTACATGGTGGACAGGAAGGCGCATGGAAACCATCATTTAGAGTTGGATAATACAGTCCTGCAGGGTCTGGAGGCAGATGGAAAAAgaagagccagagagaggaggaagaaacagcagcagatggaggCGCAGATCCAGAGGGGAACCATCAAAGCAGCTGTCATGA GTGATGGTCCTCAGGGTTCTGAGCTTGACGCCCACCACTCCTTCTCCAAGGCCCCTCGCCGTCTACACGAAGTCCGACTGGTTCTCCTGGGTGAGCGTGAAACCGGAAAGAGTTCTGCTGGGAACACCATCCTTGGAAAAATGGGTTTCTTTGAAGCAGGGGCAGTAACAGAGGAGTGCATCTGTCAGCAAGCAGAGGTGGCTATGCGTCTGGTGACTGTGGTGGACACTCCAGGCTGGGAGGCAGGCGTGGCTGGTGCTACACCAGAGAGAGTTAAGAGGGAGATTGTCTGCAGTGTTGCTTTGTGCCCTCCAGGGCCCCATGCCCTCCTTCTGACTCTGAGGGTGGATACATTAGTGATTGCAGGACATGTGAGAGAACATCTGGAGCTTCTAGGAGAGGGTGTGTGGAGACACACCATCTTGCTGTTCACCCATGGTGATCAGCTTCGAGAGGGGGTGGATATTAAGCAGCACATCCAGGGTGGAGGCAGAGACCTGCAGTGGCTGCTGGAGAAGTGCAGGGGAAGGTACCATGTCATTAGCAGcctggatggaggaggaagagcacaaGGATGCTTCACAAAGGTGACGGAGCTCctggagaaagtggaaaaaatggCAACAATGAACAGGTGTGAGGCCTTTTTCAGTTTGGTTCAAGAAGTCAGAGATTTGAGTCAACAAAGGAATGAAAAGTTCAACCAGCGCATGAAGGAGATGGGAGATAAATTACTTCGTCAAGAGGCAGAGCTGAAGAatatgagagagagggaggtgaaaaGAATCAGATGGTTCTTTAATAGAGACAAGAAGGTGAAATCACCAGGAAAGGCTGACATTCAGCGggaagaggaggatgacgaCAGGAGGGTTGACGAGAGGAAGAATGACATGGGCGAGCTGGAGGAGAGGATGCGATGGCTGacggaggacagagagaaagaaattcAGGATCTGAGCCTGGAAAATGAGAGAATCTGTGTCGCACTGAACAAACGTCGACAAGATATGGAGGAGGCGATGCTGAAGCTGGagcgaagagagagagagattgaggATCTGAAAGAAAGAGCTGACGAGCAGCAACTGAAGCTGGTAGATGTTGAATGTACGCTTGCAGAGATGGCGCATGAGAGGAAGCAGATACACGATGCCGTCAAAGTGAAGAAGCAAGAATTAGAGAAATTGGAAGAAGCTGTAGAGCTCCTTAGAAAAGAGAAATCAGAGTGGATTGAACAATTTGACACCTTAAAATTAGAAATGGAGGAGAATAAAATACTCCATGACGAGTTGCTtgagaggaaagaagaagaaaaagacaggcAGATAGCAGAGATAAAACAAAGACTAAACAGAGAAATGGAGAAACAGCAGGAAGAACTGAGGCAGAAAGCCTCAGAGGAACAACAAAGAATTCTTGATATTGCCAAAAAAGACACGGAGAGTAAAATCGAAGAAATAAAGTCAAAACACCAGAAAGAGATTGAAAAGAAAATgcaggagaaagagacagagataaaagaaataaaactgcAGCATCAGGAAGAGGTGGACAGAAAAGTGAGTGAGATGGAAAAACTGAAGAAAGAAATGGATAACAAGTTGAAAGAAAAAGCCCACGATTTGGAGAAAATCAAACAACAGCACGATGAAGAAAAACGGGACTTACAGCGAGAAAACCAAAGACAGATGACAGAGCTGAAAGACCAACAAATGAAACAGATAGCTGAGTTGGAACAAAAACACCACGTCCAAATGCAAGATAGTAAAAAAGACAAGGAGCTGATGAATCTTAATTACAAGAAAGATATGGAACAACAGAtgcaagagagagaaaaggaattAGATGCTTTAAAACTGAAGCATCAAGAAGAACTGAAACAACAGCTTGCTaaggaaacagagaaacaacTGCAGGACAGACAAAGACTGATAAGAGAGTGTGAACAAAAGTATACTGCCAAAATAGAAGAAATAAAGCTGGAACATGTGAAAGAGAAAGATATGCTGAATCAAAATCTGAAAAACTTAGGCAAACTAACAGAGGAGTTAAGACAACAACTCAAGAGTGAAAGGGAAgaaagtgaaaagaaaaaagaaatacatgacaaagagctggaggagatgaaACAGAACATTGAAGTCATGGAGGAaaaactgcaacaaaacaaagagaatgaaagacGATATGAAAAAGACATccaggagaaagaaagagaaaataaagcCATAAAAGAACATTTGAGAGaactgcagcacacagaaaaGGAAAGAGAGCGAACAGTAAAGCAAACAGTAGAAGAAAAGGACAGAGTGATTGAAAAGTTAAGACAGCATATtaaagatgttgatgaaatcttgcaaagaaaagaagaagaaagaggtgaAATTATTCTGAACcaaaagagagaggcagagcaaCGACTGCAcgacaaggagagagagatggaggagatgaaACTGCAGCTTCTAAACGAAATGGATGGAAAACTTAAAGACAAGGAAGCTGAGATCAAAAGCGTTAAACagcaggtggacatgagggagacaAGGTGGAGGGATGAGCAGAATAGGAAGGACGAGCAGGGAGCAATGGAGATGAACAAGCTAATAGAAGCCATCAACAAGAAGACTGATGAAGTAACACAAGTGCAAAGCCTTATCGCAcagagagactgtgagctcaagGAGGCAAAGAGGTTGTGTGAAATCCATTTAGAGGACATTCAAACACTGAGAGAAAGCAATGAAAAGATTACCTTCAGTTTGGTTGAGATAGAGCAAAGTTACATGAAAAAGCTGCgtgagaaagaagaagagctcGACAGCCGGTCACAGAAAGACAGTGACAACGAGAAGGAGATCGTCCAACTGAAGCTCACCATTGAGCAAACAaagacagagctgaaggagctcACCTGTAAGATGGAAACAGAGATGACGAGCATGATTCAGGAATATGAAAAGGAgattgaaataaaaaatgagGACGTAGCATCAGTTGCGAAGGTGAAGGATGGTATCATAAGTCGCTTAGAGCAACAAAGTTCAGTCATCAAGGAGAAGTATGAGCAAAGTCAAAAGAAAATTGATGAGATGCAGGAGCAAAATGAGACGATCAAAAAAGAGACAGGAAATCTGAAAATCAAGtatgaggagctgaagaaggagaGCGAAGAGGAAGTCAGGAGATACGAGGAGAAAGTAAGAAGCATAGAAGTTAAAATCCAAACCATCCACgaagagaaagagatggaggtGAGGGCTTTACAAGAGGCAAATGGCAAACTACAAGCAGAGATAGAAAGGacgaaagagagagaaagtgagaacCAGAAGCAGATGAAAGAGCTGAGGGAGCATTTTGAGAGAGAGTGTCAACGCAGGGACGAGGAGATCAAAGAGAAATTGGAAAAAGAAGAATCAGATAGGGAACAAATTTTGAGAACAACTGAAGTAGAGTTGGCCAAAAAAGGATGTGTCCTCGATTCAAAACAGGAAGAACTTgtagaaaaagaggaaaagctggAAGGTAAAGAAAGAGAACTTCAAACAATACAAGCAAGTctggaaaagagaaaagaggaacAAGAAAAACATGAGAAAGACGTTAAGTTGAGAGAGCAAAATGTCCAGAAAAAGGAACAGGATCTGGAAAGCTTACTGGAAGCCTTAGAGGGCAAACAGAAGGAGCTGAGCTCCCATGGACAGGATCTTCAGAAGACGGTAAAAGGACTGAAAAATCAGGGGAAGGAGCTGAAAGACAGGGAGTACTACTTAAAGAACGAAGAGCAGGAGCTGCTCAACTGGAAGTCAGAGCTGCAGATCCGGAATGAGCATGTCAACTATACAACACAAGAGTTAGAAGAGATGGGCAGAGGCTTGGCTCTGCTGAAGGAGGAACTTCACAACAAAGAGAAGAACTTAAAGGAGTCGCTTCAAAAACTCAACAAGTGGGAACAGAATCTTACAGAACGGGAGGAGAAGTTGAGCAGAGGAGAGCGAAGAGATTTACAAAATGGTCAATGCAGCGCTGATGATAATGTGGATGAGGAGGATGCTTTCCACCAGATGACCTCAGCTGAGGGATTCAAAGAAAACCTGCCTTTAATGAACCAAGAGGTcagtgagaggagagaaagaggaaaagtgaCAAATAGAGAAGAAAGGTCAAAGCTTGAGGAGGATCTGAGGATGGAAACAGCACCGTCAGCTGCAGAAAGCAACAACTGTCACCCTGAAACACtaaaagagaaggaaggaagcgGAAGAGAGACGAGGAACAAGCTGCTATCTCAGGGTCACATAAGATCAAAAGACTCACATTTGAGGGTGGTGGTTTTGGGGGAGACCTGGTCGTCTCGCTCGCCAGCTGGTGTCACCATCTTGGGTGGAGAAGCTTCCAAATTTGATGGATCTAGCTTCAGGCCATGGAGAGGTCAGATAGCTGGGAGACACCTTGCCGTTGTTGAACCGCTCGGTCTGAGGTGGCGAGACGGACTTGACGCATCAAACACATCTCAGCAGAAAAGCATCCTGGACAGCATGCCCTGGTGTCACCCGGGTCCTCACGTCATCCTTTTACTAATACCGGCTTTCTTAACCTGCACACAGAAGTACAGGAGAGCTGTGGAGGAACACATGAGGCTGCTTGGAGAGGAGAGCTGGCGACGCACGCTGGTGGTTTTCACATGGGGTGAAATTTTAGGCgagagtgcagagcagcacatccTGAGGAACGGAGAACTGATGGGACTCGTGGAGAGATGTGAGGGCAGGTATCATGTGCTGACCAGCGAAAAAAGCAACTCGAGGATCGAAGGACTGTTTGAGAAGATAGAAGTCATGGTTACTCTGAACGATAGTGGAGAACTGTGA